The DNA region AAGGTGTTCCCTTCCCAAGGGCCAAAGCCCAGAACTGACCCAGAactgctccagcccttcccagagcagaggtggaTGTGAGGCACAGCACACATGGAACCACAGCAATGGGAGACAAACCACAGCAAGTGCTGATTTTGTGCTCCATTAAATGCAGCCAATTTCACCTCCTTCTGTTGTcttggtttattatttcttttgaatttGTCCTTGCTCTGGTATTGCACATTTTGTACACATCAGAGCACTATCAGATATGTGCCCCGAACTCTTTgcattgcaaaacaaaaagcaattaCCCCACCCAAGCTTATTCTTTACAACAAATACATTAAAGTCTTTGGCATTTTTTCACCATGGGTAGCTCTGAGTAGTTGGGAGATTCTGGGACTTGAGTCCGATTGGCTTTTGGAAACCCTTCAGACTTATTCAATGATCAAAttatggaaagagaaaatgagaaatatctgACAGTTAAAACTCATTCCTTGAAAActttcaaaggaaaagctgtaaTAATTACACACATTGTTTCTTGGAGATGAGAATATTTTCCTTCTATGGAATTAATGTGTATTTCTAGGTAGCTCAAAAACTGTTATTAGCTCACTGATATCTATGCAGACATGGAGCACAAGGCTTTTATTCCAGTGAGATGACAAAAATTGAAGGTGCAACTTTGCTGTTTTCTCAAAGGAGCTTTTAATCCTAATTATTTTAAGAGTTTTGGTGCCACAGCTGGGTGCCATGATGCAATATCATCATCTCAAAATATTCTCAAGGGTAACAATCACATCAAGGATAGGCATGATCCGAACTTGACTTCTTTCTTCAAAACATTTCAGTCTTGAATTGTGCAGGGTTTTAACTTTGTCAGTTCTCAACTCggttttgtctttttatctCCTGGATTTTAAAACTTTCAGACCACCTGGCATTTCTTTGACAGATTTCCTCTCACAGCCATGGGTGGCTGAAAACTGCTGTCCTTTGCCTTCACAGCAGACTTCCATTCCTCCTGGCTTTGGATGCCACGGCCTGGACATCAGTCAGTGGCAGGCAGACGCCATTTACGTGCCAGTGTTCCATTTCCAGCAGGACTTACCCGTGGTGAGTGTCAGATACAGGGCTATGGCCAGCAGGAGGATGATCACAAGCAGGACAGcgagcagagcagcagctcgtGCTCTGGAACAATGGCTTTGACCTACAGAGGGGCAGAAACATCCAggtgtggggagcagctgcacagagccccTTTGCCTGCATTCCAAGGTGCCTTTTCAGGCTCCCACTGGGACCCTGGAGCATTCCAGGTTggcaggctggagccaggctcaATGTCCTGGTGCTTCCCCACTGGCTCTGgagccctgtgctcagggaaCTGAACAGatcccagcctgccctggctttgaggagaggggaaaagcaggagagtcCTCCAAGGCCTGGATTGCAGAAGGACACAGAGAGGGTGGGTGGGTGACAGAGGAAGCTGCCTGAAGGAGAGGGGGCTCAGTAAAGAGGAGGTAAAAAGGGCTGCTCAGAGAGAATGGGATCCAGGCAGGAAAGCACCTCTTTGCTGAAAGCTAGAGATCAGTACCTGGAAATATTTGTGCAAAAATAAGAAGGGAGTTGGTAGATATTTTCCAAAAATGCACTGgaagagaaatattaaaatattattgaaaatatataaaaacatgaAATTACAATGACATCGAACCTTTATTTAGGTAACATCCATTGTGGATTCCTGTCAAGTTAGCTGTGAATGCATTTGTCAAAAGAGGCTAAAACCCCATTTCCTGGGATATTAATAACTCCAGTTATCTGAAAAGCGACGCAGAAAGTTCACACTTTGTGCAAAAGACAAGCAATGGATGgcaagaaataatttctgccaGAGTGAAAGCAGGGTTAGGAaataagtgaaagaaaaatgaaaatgaaatacagaGACACACTCTATGAAGTGTGTCAATTTTCAGGATACACATTTATGGCAGATATTGCAAAACCAATGCAAACATATATGCAACCATTTAAAACTCATTAAAGAAAGATAAATCCCTGGTTAGAATTTTTCAAAGTGTTTGATCCCAAATCAGACTAAATCTGCCcatgaaacattttttcacaCTGGTGCATTCAACAAGCAGttggcacagccagagcaggaggaggagcccccaggcagtgcctgctgcgctcagggagcaggagcagctgtgcaggagacTGCTGTGAGCACCAGCAACAGCAGCCACTCCATCCTGAGCAGTTTGCTGCAGCAATCTCAGTCTGCTGGGGCAAAACaggccagggccagcagcaatGGATGTTCAGCTCTGGAATGCTCTccaaaaaggataaaaattacTCTCAATCTCACCCCAGAGACACTGCCTGACACTTGCACCTTAGCAAGAGAAAAGTAGATCTCCCAACAACTTGCCTTTGTAAATATCAACAACCCTCTCTGGACACTCCACCTGCAGTtttccagccctggccctcATGTTTCCCTTGGGCTCTTTGGGGCTTTGGTGCTGCAAGGAACTCTCTCAAGAGATGTGGGAGAGAGagtggagaatgcaaagaaagctcagtgcccagcactggACCTACCTTGGCCGTCAGGGATGGTGTGTAGCCTGGCTCTGGGTGGTTCAGGCAAGTTGCGGTCAGAGTTAATGACATTTTCTGCCATTCTGGTTCCACTCTGCTCTCTCCTGCCTCGGctgctgtgacagtgacactctGGGCTGGACACGACTCAgagctccctcccctctccaaCCTTCAGAAGGAAGTTCTTGACCGTTCCGGTCATTTAGAAACTtctaatgaaaagagaagtcTATTTCTACTTCATCTTTTGAAGGTTCATGGTTTTATGTCAGCAACATGAGCAAATACAAATTCATTGTCTCCATGTTATTTTCTCAAAAATCCCTTccccaggattttttctcctgggaagctgagaagcctcagaaaagaatgaaaacaagaatTACCTGATTGTCTGGAAATGTGGTCTGAAGATCATCTTCCAACAGGTACATCATTGATTGGTTCTATATGAATTGCTCTCAAAAAATGACCAATccccatcagctgtgtcagactctgaagAGTCAGTCATGAGCTTTCATTATCATACTTGTGAAGCCTTCTGAAGtctcccttctctttctttagtaaagttttagtatataatttcttttaaaataatatattaaaatatcataaaacaataaatcagtcttgtgagaacatggagtcaaattgTCATCCTTAACTTCATCCTGGGAACCTCACAACAAGAGAAGTCTATTTCTACTTCATCTTTTGATGGCACAGGATTTATGTCAGCAACATGAGGAAATAGAAGTTCATGGCCTCCCCGAGGTCACCTGTGTTGGGAAGTGGTTCTGGATCGGAAGTGTCTTGAGTTCCCAAAGCTTCACGCACCCACACACAagcactgctctgtgttttgaaaagaaaagctttattcCATGCAGTAGAGAGGAGAGGGACTGTACAGGTCCCAGCAGTCAGCCCAGACACCTGAGGAGAGCTCTCTGGGGGGACCCAGAGCACATCTATAGAGCTGCCATGTCCTGTGACCAATCTCCAAGGAAAAGAGGGCAGAGCACTGTGTTGCCATTCCCTGTGGGTCACTCCCATGCTTCTCACCAGTTCCTTCACAGGTCACTGTGGGTTTCattgttctgttttctgtcCAGCTCAGCTTCTCTTGGGACTCTGTTCTCCAGGccttgctgggctctgctggtctCCATCCTGTGCCTTTCCCCAGCAGATGTGAGATCTGAcattccttcccttccccacacAGGACTGGGGCTGATTTTAtgcccacagctgtgctgctgtaggATCCTTTGCCTTGGGCTGATTCCCATTCCCCTCCCAGGCTCTGAGATCCTGTGTGCTCTTGCAACAgtctgggacaggggaaggtttATCCACACCCACACCTCACTTTCTCCGGTCCATCCTGGCAAGGAGTGGGGttgcccttccctgcaggatCCCAGGCAGAAATCTGTGCTGCCCTTCCCTTGTTGCTGCAGGCAAGGCCAGGCTGTGGCCAGGTGGGGAAGGCTCTCCttgtgcccaggcagggctgggaacacagggctgggactggATGGGACTTGCAGATGAGTCAGGATGTGTTTGGGATcacccctgtgcccaggctggactcctgtcccctggcagtgcctgcctggcagtgccacctctggCATGAGACAGTGCCAGAGTgctcctgtgtgccagggccagCTCTTCCAGAGGGGATCCATCCaggctcaggcagcagcagggaaaggctgggctgagctcagccccgaggctggagagaggctgcaggagagcctgGGAGCAGAGACTGGGCAGCTCAAGGGAAATGGGACACATCCCATGCATGGTTCCTACAGGAAGCTGGGCAGAACAGATCAGCCTGCACCTCTTGCTTTTAGCTCTACTTCTAATGCCTTTTTGTCATTGTTGGAGCTTTTTCACACATATTTTGTGTTGTGCTGTCTCCACCACAACCTGCAGCGTGTACTTCATCAAATCCAATGGCTGTGCAGAGAAAGTCTTGGTATTGTCCGCTTATGCTGAACCTGAATGGGGAAAGAAACTCAAATTTGGGTCCATTCCTGACATGCAGTGAAAGGCAGAGTGGCACCAGACCTGGCTGCTAAGCTGTTTTATTGCCACAGGGATCAGGAACTGCCTTGGAACTCACTCCTATTCCTCACTTTTGTTCCCCACATCTCCACAAAAGGTCTGGGCAATGCTTTCCCATCCAGAAACATTCCCCTGCTTTGGTTCCCTCCAGCCAATGGTGCTGACAtccccctctctctcttgtccctgcctcctgtccccttcctttccccaaggagctgcatccagccagatccttccttccccagcagaACTCCAGCTGTGTCCTCTCCTGCCATCCCTACAGGACAGCCCTGTGTTCCCTGGTCCTGCAAGGCTCCCTTTCCTTGGCCCAGGCTTGTTCTGAAGCACCTGCACCTCCAGCAATCAGTTTCCCCCACAGCACAGTCCCTGATCTCCCTTGAGCTCTCTGCTCTTTGCTCTGCCTTTGGCATTCTCCTCTTCCCAGACACTGCATGGCAGGGCCTTGCTGGGAGGAGCTcacatggctgggtcatgttCCACGTTGTTGATCCACTTCCACTTCTGCTCCGCTGGAGAGCGTGTCAGACCAAGGAAGTAGTAGTTATGGCTTGATTGTGAGAGCAGGTAGCTCTGGAAAGGAAGCCAACAATGGAATCACatgaaaatgacattttcttcaGCAGAGGCCCAGAAGGCTCAGGGCTAAACAGGCAGCACAGAGTGTGCAGTGTGCATCCAGCCACAGCACCTCTGCCCACATCTCCGGAGATTGCATTTCTCCCTTTTGCAGGCCCCTTATGAATACATatacaataacaataacaataaataaCAAATGTAAGATTACATCTGTGGTGCCATTACAGGTGTAATTTGGAGCTTAACAGGTGTGACTTGATAGCTGGGGCCACTTTCCCTTTGGAAGGGGGTGGCAAAGCCTTTCCAGGCTTTGTCCCAGCCATGGCTCTCCCAAAGCAGTGTCTGCTCAAGCTCCATGGCCTCTGTGCTAAATCCCTGGAAAAGCCCAGCCAGCTTGGCAGGGACTTTGCTCCTTGCCATGGGATCAGGCCTGGGCACAGGAGCTTCCAGGGACAGGACTGCAAGGCCCAGGAGGCCTCTCCCTGTGCAGGCctttgctgccactgccaggcctgggctgtgcaTGGCTGGCAGCAGGTCCCAGAGCCCAAGGCCATGGGACAGGGGCTGGCACAAGTGTCACTGCTGAGCCCTtggccaggcagctccagccccccgagcagctgccccaggagtTGGATCTCaccagctcttccctgctgtcAATGACCACCAGGTCTGAGCCCATGGCAGTGCATTCTGCACGGGAGGCATTCCAGTCCTTTGGTTTCAACTCTGGAGAAAAGTAGTAGCATTTTCTGCCATGTTTCTTCCATGCTATGGGGCAGCCTGCAGAAGGGAAGAAGAGGTGTGTAAAATCTATGTTGACACTGACCAAAGGATACCACAACAATGGAGAGGTCAGAGAGGCCATTCCAGCCCCAGAAATGCCTGTGTGCCACTGCTGAGAATTGTCAGCAGAGCACCAGGGATcccccagagcctctggagCTGATGGCAGCCCAGAatcagcaggcaggagccagacagggagcagcagctcagcaaacATGATCCAGCCTTGCCCAGCTTTGCTCAGGGCATACAGAGAAATGCTCAGGGCACAAAGCAGCTCCCAGATCCCCACAGTCTGGTCTGCCTGATGCAGAATTGGGCAGCACAGGTGCCACTGGCAGCACCAACATTTGTGTGCAttgccaggcagggcagcaggaggagcagggaggggcagcTGCAAAGGGGATGGGATTCAGGGAGACAGGGCCTGCAGGAGACACTTTGGTTGGGGATCCAGCAGCTTTTGAAGGGCAGCCTGGAATTGCAGTGAGGTTCACAGGCTGGCAGTGGAGGGGCCTtgggaaagcagcacaggcacattgtccatcctgctgccagcagggcagggtgccTGAGGGATTGTTCCTCCTGtgccttccctgcctcccactgctctgctctggcagcacagaggcatcagctcttccctggggaacaggaatgcagagctgagcctgctcTGCTTTCAAAGGAGCTGCAAATGCAAACCCTCCATGGGCTCCAGAGCTCCTCCTGGGAGTGTCCTAGGGTGAGGTTTGTGCTCCTgacatggcagaggggttgttTGTGTTCCTTCTGAACAAAATCCTGACAGAGTTCCTTTTCTGTCCCCCTTAACCATCAATCCAACAGACTTCTGGCAGCTCCCTTTGGAAAGACTGCGGATTGCCTACCTGGTGCCCTTTCAGGGATGTGGGACAATGTTGTTGGGTCCTCTTGGTTGGTGGAGGACAATATTGTTGAGCCCTTTTGGCTGCCTGCAGTAGGACCATCTGGAAATAAGAACACAATTTCTGCTTGCAAGTAATGACCACTGTGCCTGGCACTGTCAAAGCTCTGCTGGACCTCTCTGACCCCCCATCATCCAACACAGAATGCAAACTCTGCCTCTTTGCTCATGAGTCTACTATAAAAATCATAACATGGTCGGGTTGGGTTCCATTGAATTAAAGGCAACACTTGAGTTCATTTAAACAAGTTATATCTTAATAACAGTTTAATTTGCAAAGAAGACCCTATGGAAAATTCATACAAAACTAAAACTTAGCATAAAGTTGTAACATCCCATGAAATCTCTCAGCCAATTCCCAAGTCCTCTGCCCTATCAATGGCGGTGACTATCTGCTACAGAGTAGttcctcctgcaggaaaaaGACAGACTCCCACATGGATTTCCCCTGgcttcccctttccctgtcccctcctggcttCATACCCTGGTGGCCGACCCCCTCTCCCCTGGATACCGATCCCCTTTGCcctgccctcagctctgctccccacaccTTCCCCTTCTTAAGCTGCCGGATCCACATGgttctctctctttctcactGGTCCCCTTCAGCCTCATGCTTCACTCGAATGAAACCTTGCAAAAAGAGCCTTCTTGCCTCTCTGGCTGAGCCAGCTGTGGTGAGTGTTAGGTGGGGTTTGACTGTGTTGCCTGAATGCTGACCCAGCCTGCTTTTCTACAGCAGAGCTTTGTTGGGAACAGATAAtaggcagcagcacccaccacTCAACACCTGCATTTTTATTAACTCAAAATGCACCAGTTTTGATTTGGAGCAAAGTGAAACTGTTTGCTCTTGAACGTGAAAACTACCTTGATTTCATTTCTCAAGTTTGATCTAGATCTCAAGTTACTTGGGAGTATTTTTTCAGGTCTGTAGCAGTTCAGAGACAGAACTGAGCCTCACAAAAGAACGATAACTGAAGCCAGACCTGGATCCAAGCGTAAGAACTCCTCTTTCAATGTTAAAATTAAAGCTGTATTAAATGTAAATGacaccttttattttctgttggttcattatttgtttttaatttgccCCACCCTTTGCTGTTTGACATTTATAAATGTCTGGGCACTGTCAGATATCAATCCTGGACTCTTTGCCCTGAAAAAGAAGAACGACttgcctcccccagccctgtttTTTAAGTTCCAAGGATCAAAGTCTTCCCCATGTGCATCTCTGAGCAGGTGGCAAACTGTGGGACTTGAGAGTGATTGGTTGTGGAAACTTCTCAAGCTTTCTCAGCTATGAAAGGACGGAAAGAGACAAGCAAAACCATCTGAAGTTTTAAAATGGTTCTTTGAAAACTTTTAAAGGATATACCAATTGGTtctattcatttttttttcttatggaagtaagatttttttctacaaaatataatttatctttttatgTGCCTCAAAATATGTAATGATCTTCAGGAAAGTCCATTAAGATGTGATTTACTTGCCTCCTTCAAATGAACTTGAATTCCtaattattttaagatttttggTGTTATGGACATCTTGGTCTCATGATACAACCTCATCACCTTGTGGGATTCTCACAGTTAGCAATTGCACCACTGGTAGGCATTATCACATCTTACCTTGTTTCTTCAAAACATTTATATAATAAATTCTTTATAATTTGAATATTGTCAGTTTTTCATTGggattttggcttttttatcTGTTGGAATTTTCAACTTTCAAACCACTTGACTCTCATACAGATTTCCTCTTACAGCCATGCTTGGCTAAAAACTGCTGTCCTTTACCTTCAAACCAAACTTCTGTTTCCTACTGGCTTTGTATGTCATGGCCTGGACATCAGTCAGTGGGAGAGAGACACAAATAAATGGCTGTTATGACACTAAAAAAAGAACTTACATGTGATTATTAAATACACTGCCAGGACCAGTATGAGGATTATCACCACCAATATGGCAACACGTTTTCTGGAATAACGGCTTTTACCTACAGAGGGACAGAAGAATAAAGATTAGGGAGCAGCTGGACAGAAGCCCCCTTGCCCTTCATTCCAAGGTGCCTTTTCAGGCTCCCACTGGGACTCTGGAGCATTCCAGATCTGCAGGCTGGAGCCAGGGTCAATGTCCTGGTGCTTCCCCACTGGCTCTGgagccctgtgctcagggaaCTGAACAGATCCCAACCTGCCATGGCTttgaggagaggggaaaaggaggagaggccTTGCAATCAATGCcctccctctgcttcctcctctcctttgttcactttctctgctgctggggacaggagcctgGGCTAGGGGGGTCTGGGTGTGCCCCATCACATCCTTCTATTCCTTTGCCAGGAAAGCCAACAAGTGTTCAGGGGCACAGGATGCAACAcctcagctgtccctgctctgagtgTGGAAAGCAAACAATTGTATCCTCCTGCCTCCTCATGGTTTTGTGTCACTGCATGTTTGGGGAATCAGGATCAGCCCCTCTGCTCTTCTTGTTTAAATTCCCATCACTTTATCAGACAGCTAAACTCACCTGATGATTTGCAGTTTGTTGCAGCATTTGTGTCTTGGGCTTTCACTTTCACTTCTGCATAGGTACAGCCTGAGCCTGGGAACCAGAACAGAGCACAAAGAGAGCTGAGAatcaatttaaattaaataaaaatgactGAAATTGTGAGAAATGCTGAACACAGGACAGCAACTGGTTGATGTGACTGTGGTTAACAATGcacaaattatatttttctccattatAGGCACTGATCTGTGCTCTGTGGCGACCAGGGATAGGACCCaagggaacagctggagctgtgtcagaacAGGGTCAGGGTGGACATCAGGGAAAGATTCTTCctccagagggtgctggggcactgaacaggctccccaggggtggtcacagccccaaggctgccagagctcaagCAGCATTTGGAAAACActctcagggatgcacagggtgggattaTTGGGGtatctgtgcagggccaggagttggactggatgatccttgtgggtcccttccagctcaggatattctgatTCCATGTTTCATGATGACTCTTTCACCCTTGGAGCACTTGCTAGATGCAGGAACAGAACTGATTTCTTTTCGAGGCAGACAATACcagagggcacaggggcacacaCTCACATTGTCAGCCTTGACAAAAGGGGAGGAAAGTGCCAAGGGTGGCCCAAGGTTGTTCATCCTGACAGGAATGGTGAGAATGAGTAAAACATCAAAGCCTGAAAACTGCAGATTGTGCTAAACTTGGAGGGGTTTGAGTGTTTATCTAAATAACCCAGATAACAGGGAGAGTAATGAAATCTATTCCATCATCTGCAGATAATAActacagagcagcagagaagaaaacatatggagaggaaagaaaggtcAGAGGGAGATAAAAAGTgggtaaaaagtaaaaaatatgaCGTTGCAGTGTTATAAAACTCTCCAAGTCATTGTGATATGCAACACTGATCCCCCTGGATTCTATCAGTGTACAGAGCTAAGATGGAAGTCAGGGAATTGAGCTCTTTTTAGAAGATGGAGACAATATCTGGGAAATCTTGTGCATAATTTCAGTGAACACATAGAAGAGTTGGTAGGGGTTTCCCTAAAAGGCACAAGCAGAGAAACACCCAGATGTTACTAGAAATCTATCAAAATTCTGAATAGGAATACATGGGTTAAATTCTAAGGAAAATGGAACTTGTTATCAGGTGGCATCTACTGTGGTCAATTGAACTCTGAATTCATCCATTGAAAGGGGTGGTAAAACCCTCTTTCCTGGGGTGTTAGTAAGTCCACACATCCAAAAAGACATGCAGAGGGGTCACACTTTGTGCAAAAGACAAACAATGGATGCAAGAAATAATTTATGCCAGAGTAAAAGCAGGGttagaaagaaagggaagaaagatgGAAATGAAATACAGAGACACATGGCATGTAGTCTGTTACTTTTTGGGATGCACTTTT from Ammospiza nelsoni isolate bAmmNel1 chromosome 5, bAmmNel1.pri, whole genome shotgun sequence includes:
- the LOC132073560 gene encoding C-type lectin domain family 5 member A-like; its protein translation is MAENVLYADLNLSESTRPRILTVPDDPGSGCTYAEVKVKAQDTNAATNCKSSGKSRYSRKRVAILVVIILILVLAVYLIITYGPTAGSQKGSTILSSTNQEDPTTLSHIPERAPGCPIAWKKHGRKCYYFSPELKPKDWNASRAECTAMGSDLVVIDSREELSYLLSQSSHNYYFLGLTRSPAEQKWKWINNVEHDPAMFSISGQYQDFLCTAIGFDEVHAAGCGGDSTTQNMCEKAPTMTKRH